The Enhydrobacter sp. sequence GTCCGGTGACGCGTCCCGCCCATTGTCCTTCGATCGTGGTCCGCCCTTCGAGCTCGAGGCCGAGCTCGCGAAAGAAATCAATCGTCCCTCCGAGGTCATCGACGACGATTCCTACGTTGTCCATCCGTTTGAGCGCCATGTGTCCAATCTACAGGGTGCCGCCCAGGCCGTGAACCCATGGAACCGCCTTACGCTTCGCACAGGCCCGCCTTGCGCAGGCCGTCGAGGAAGTGCTTTCGATCACGCGGAGTGGCACGCGAGTGGTTCGCCGATCCGCGCGGCTTCGTCGCCGCGACCGGCGCCGGCGGCACGGCGACGCCCGTCGAGGGAGGCTATCGCGTCACCGGACGCTGGCCGTTCGAACGCGGCGCCCATCACGCATCGCTGTTCACGCGCCTCGGCCTCGCTGCGCGACCGCGAAGCCGTGCAGGCGACCGTCGGGCGTGCCGAGGCGATGCACCGCGCCGCCCGTACGGGCTGCGCCTCGACCCGGGGACGTCGAGATTTTTGAAGGGCAGGCGTGGGTCCGGCCCGCGCTTCGCCGGCGACCACGAACGCCATCTCGAGGTCGCGTCGAGGATCAGGCGCGACCTCGGCTGGTGACGCGTCACCCCGGCGGCTTCATGCTCCGCGCGTGAAGCAGCAGCGATTGCAACCTCGGACCGCGCCGGGCATTTAGAGAGGGAGGCGCTCTTGCCCATGGGTGTGTGGAGGTTGGGCAATGGGAGAGGAAGAGTTCGCCCGCCGAAAGAATATCGAGCGATACGAAACGCTGCTTGCCGAAACCACGGAGGAAGCGGAGCGCAAGGTTCTCCTGGAACTGTTGCGCGCCGAGAAGGACAAGACGCCGCCGCCCGGAGGGCGGCGCGCCAAAGATTGCTGAGCAAGGCTGCCCGGGCATGGCCATACGGCAAGTGTGGGGCCGGTAGCCTGCTCGGCCGCGGGCACGGGAGGATCGCGGCGACCTGCATCCTCCCGTAGCCGCCGCCAATCGGCCGGTCGTGGGCCGTGCCCGCTGTCCCTCGTGGATTGAAGGCGATTGGATCACCCTTGATCTGAATCAACGACTCCGACGCTCGCGATGCATTCATTGCCGGATATTTCGACGAGGGAAGAATGACAGTGGGAAGGTGAGGAGAAATGCTCAGCTAGTCTCGTTGCTCAAGGGAGATACCAATAATGACGACACCGCCCGATGTATCGCGGAAGGCGGCCGCTATTGCCAAGGCTGCTGCGGACCTCGCAAGACGCATGGCGGCCGGCCTGGAAGGGCCTCCGAATGGCAAGTTGCTGCTGATTGCGGAGAGGCTCGACGCGGAGGCTGCCGAACTGGCGGCGTCGGCGAATGACGGGCCCGGCAACCCGGCGCCGGTCAAGGCGTTGAACGAAGTAGAGTCTTTTGCGTCAGTACAATCGATGCCTCCCCGCTATACCATTTCGAGCCGCGCCCTTTTCGGCGATGAAATCCTCAAGATCCTCAAAGGATTCGATGCCTACGTGCGCGCCGAGCTTGCGAAGGGTTCTCAACCGTCGGTCGCCGGCTTCCATTCGCTGCATGGCGCAGAGCTCAAGTTTTCCGAGCAGTCGCTGCTGAGATGGCTGGACCTGCGACGGCGGCACGGCCAGCGCCGAGAGGATTGAATCCAAATCGCGCCGCGGCGCATGGCTCGAGCTGGATCGTATGCCAAGCTCCGCGGGGCGATAGGCGGGGCGGACAACCAACCTGGTCGCCTCGCCTCGAGTTCGGCGAAGCGCTTTCGTCGCCAGCGCCTGATGCGGCGGCCCGAGCTACGCCACCTTCTCCACTGCTGGCGGGGTCCAGGTGCCGTCGATGATCGACGGCGCTGTCTCGGTCGGCCAGTAGAGCCGCATCATGAGAACGAACTTGCCCGTCGGCGCCGGGAGCCAATTCGACTCCTTGTCCGTCCCCGGCGACTGGTTCTGGATGTAGAGATCGACTGAACCGTCGTCGTTGACCTTCAGGTTCTGGCGAGCGCTGATCGAGTAGCGATCGATCGGATTGGCGACGAAGAAGTAGTTGGCGTCGTACATGGTCAGCGACCAGAACCCGCGAGCCGGCGGAAGCTGACCCTTCGGAAAGCGCACGACGTACCGGTTCGCGCCGGAGTAGTCGTTGCCATTGGCGTCCTTCGGGGACGTGGGATAGACGGCATCCTGCATGCGGTTCGCGCCGAGCCCGATCGCCGTGACGAAGGCGCGGTTGAGGTAGTCCGTGCCGTAGACGCCGGTGACCGTATCGAACATCCAGCCCTTGATGTTCCTGACCGACTTGCCGACCTTGAACTGCAGCATGATGCGGTCGAAGGCGATCTGCGGGATGCGTTTGGCGAAGTCGGCCCCGAGCTTGCCGGCGTCGAAAGTCTTGCCGGGCACGAGGCCGATCCGCGCATAGCGCGAAGCCTCCGCGGCGTCCTCCGCCGCGGGCGGATTGCTCTTCATGAGATCGGCCAGCAGGGTGAAATACTGGATGGCGTCCATGCCGTTCACCTGATCGCGCACCGCCGTCTTCATGTCGATCGAGGGATCGGCCGTCCCGGCCGGCGGCGCATACTCCTTGCCCCACGAGCCGAGCGGCACGAGCTTGCACTGGTCCTGGAGGGCATGGACGGCCGCATAGTCCTCGGGCGTGCCGGTGCAATAGATGCGGCCGAGGATCCAGACGAGTGCCGTGGGCGACTTGTATTCCGTCACGCCGGCCGGCAGCGTGCCGCTCCAGCCCGGGCCGGTGATGGCATAGGCCTGCGCGCCCGTTCCCGTGGTGCGCGTGCCGGGGACCTGGAACACGTTGGTCCATCCGTCCAGCAGCGGGAACAGAAAGTAGCGATCCTTCATGTCGGGCAGGCTCAGCACCCACGGCTCCTTGCCGACATCGATCCAGGCCGTGGTGTAGAGCGTGTCGGCGTTGGGCGCCGTGACATCGCGGAACGTGGCGTCAGGATACTGGCGTGCCTTGACGAACTGGCCCATTGGCCCGCGGGTGCCTGCGGGTGCGACGACGTTCGTCATGACCCGCCGCGTCATCTCCATCGTCACCAGCGGGTAGCCGAAGACGTAGGCATCCGTCGCGAGCCAGAAATCTTCCAGGCCGTCCATGGCCCTGGAAAGAAGCCCGTCGTCGGCGCGCGACGCCGGCGGCGAGAAGGCGGAAAGTGCGCCGCCGAGGCCGGCGCCCACAACGAAACGACGCGAGACGTCCATGATCGTCCTCCTTCATCCTCCGCCGGGCCGGTGGATCAATGCGGGCTCTCTCGAGTACATCGGCATCTCCCCACGGGGTGGTACAGCCTGCACCGAGAGCCGGTCCGGCAAATGATCTGGATCAAGGCAAGCTCACTGCCGGTCGAACCGGCATCCCGGCTTCGAGCGCTCGGCGACCGGCATGACCTTGGCGAGGATAACGGCATTGACGCCTGCGAAGCGCTGCGCGACGAACCCATGTCCGACTCGCCCGGGATCACGGCCTCATCGAGAACGAGGAGTCCGAGCACCATCCAGAGGTGGACGAACATGACCAGGAAACGGTGAGGTTCGTGGATTCCCCGATCTGCAGAATGGCCGCGCCGGTCTCGGTGCGGTTGCCGACATGCCGGTGAAGCACGCGATGCGCCGATCGAAGCCGACGTCGTGGCTCATGGCAGCGGGAATGGCGTTCACCGTTGCCCTGTCGCAACCGACGCCGGCGCGCGCCGCTCCTCCCTCCGTCGACGAGGTCTGCCGCACGCTGGCGCAGGCGGCGGCCGACAACAGGCTCCCCGAGGCGTTCTTCACGCGCCTGATCTGGCAGGAGAGCCGCTTCGATCCGGCAGCGGTCAGCCCGGCGGGAGCGCAGGGCATCGCGCAGTTCATGCCGCAGACCGCCGCGACACGCGGGCTCACCGACGCCTTCGAGCCGCTGCAGGCGCTGCGCGAGTCGGCGAGCTACCTGCGCGAGCTGCGCACCACCTTCCACGGCAACCTCGGTCTGGCCGCGGCCGCCTACAACGCCGGGCCCGACCAGGTCGAGGCCTGGCTCGCCGGCCGCCGTCCCCTTCCGGCCGAGACGCAGGCCTATGTCCGCATCGTCACGGGCTACAGTGCCGAGGCGTGGACCTCGAAGCCGCCACCGCAGGTCGAGCCCTCGAACACGACAGGAGGCGCGCGCTGCATCGAGGTCGCCAGGCTGATGATCGAGAGCACCCGGCACCGTCCCGACCTCACGGGCAACCCGGCCTGGGGACCGTGGGGCGTCCAGCTCGCCGGCAACTGGTCCGAGGGGCGCGTGCTCGCCACCTACGAGCGGCTGCGGCGCCGCTACGCCGCCGTCCTGGGCGACCGGCTGCCGCTGGTCCTGCATGCGCGCCGGCCCGATCTCCCGACCTTCGCCGTCCGGGTCTCGGAAAAAAGCCGGGCCGAAGCGGACGCGCTGTGCGCGAAGCTGCGCGCCGCCGGCGGCGCCTGCGTCGTCTTCCGCAACCCGCGCAATTAGAGCATGTCCCGTTTGGGCAGAATCACCTCACCCTGGGGAGCGGCCGCCGGCCGCGTCTCGAAGGGTGGGAACAAGCACCGCGTCTGTTGCCGACCCTTCGAGACGCATCGCTACGCGATGCTCCTCAGGGTGAGGGTAGGATGGGTCCACCATTCGGAATCCGCTCCTGGGTAAGGACCCAAAAACTGAACAAGAACCCGGAGGACGACTTCCGGCCCGGGACGGACTTCAATCGGCCGGTCGGTGGCTTGCAGCGCAGACCGCCAGTTGGGCGGCGAAGGCCCGCTGGTAGGCGGGCCGCGCTTCGCCGCGGGCGACATAGGCGGCGAGGTTCGGGTATTCGCCCAGCATGCCCGACGATTTCAGCCGGAGCAGCACCGAGACCATCATCAGGTCGCCCGCGCTGAACCCGCCGTCGAGCCAGTCGGCCTCGTCCAGGCGACCGGCGAGCTGCCGCAGCCGGTGGCGGACACGATCCTCGACCAGAGGCAGGCGCGCCTCGGACCAGGGCTCGCCGCTTTCCAGCAGCCTGGCGTTCGCGAGCTCGAGGATCGGCGGCTCCACCGTGTTGAGCGCGGCGAACATCCAGGCGATCGCGCGCGCCCGGGCATCGGCATCGTCCGGCAGCAGGCCGGCATGGCGCTGGGCGACATGCAGCACGATCGCCCCCGTCTCGAACAGGGCGAGATCGCCTTCCTCGTAGGTCGGAATCTGGCCGAAAGGATGAAGGGCGAGGTGCGCGGGTTCCTTCATGGCGCGGAACGAAAGGAGGCGCACCTCGTAGGGCTGGCCCACTTCCTCGAGCGCCCAGCGAACGCGCGTGTCGCGCGCCAGCCCCCTGCCGCCGTCGGGCGACCGCTCGAAGGCGGTGATGGTGATGGTCATCGTGAGGCTCCTCCTCGGCGAAAAGCATCGGCCGCAGAGCCGGCGAGCTGTCAAGGCAAACTCAGCGAGCTTCCTGTCCCTATTCTCCGAGCGCGGAGAGCTGGTCCGTGTCGTACCGCGCGCGCAGGCTCGCGATCTTGTCAGGCTCCGCGGCGCCGCCGCGTGCTACCGCGTGGGCCAGCTCCTCGAAATAGTGCTCATGGCCGGGCGGTGACACCGTCATCAGGACGCGTGCCGGCCTGTCGCTTGCGTTGGCGATGTCGTGCGGCACGCCGGGCGGCAGGAACAGATAGGTACCGGACACGGCGCGCACGCGCTCGGCACCGACCTGCCAGTCGCATTCGCCCTCCAGCACATAGAACGTCTCCTCCTGCACGCGATGCACGTGCAGCCCGGTGGAGAAACCGGGTGGGATCGTCCACTCGAACATCGAGGTGTGTTTCGTGTCCTCGCCCGTGACGAGGAACGCCATGGGGTGGCCTGAAAGTCTTACACTCTTGCCTTCGCCGGGTCGTCGGATGATCGCCTTTGCTGACATGTCGGGTCCTCCGCAGTTGGGGGTGCGCATTGAAGGCACGTCCCTACCCTGCCTCGGCCCTTGCCCAAAGGTCGTGAAAGCGGTCCGAAATTGTTGCAAAATTTTGCCGAAATGGATCGCCCGCCGCCGTCAGCCGCCTACAAGTTCGGCACCTTCACGCTCGATGCTGAGGCCGGCTTGCTGTTCCGCGGCGGGAAGCCCGCGCTGCTGGGCCAGCGCGCCGTCGCGCTGCTGCGCCTTCTCCTGGAGCGCACCGCCTCTCCTGTCTCCAAGGATGCGCTGATCGCGGCGGCATGGCCGGGACTTGCCGTCGAGGACAGCAATCTCACGGTCCAGATCGCAGCCCTCCGCCGCGTGCTGGAGCAGGACGGCGGCGCCGGCTGGATCGAGACGCTGCCGCGCCGCGGCTATCGCTATGTCGGGCCGCCGGCATTGCGCGTCGACGCCGATGCGAGCGAAACGCCAAGAACGCCTGCGCTGCCGGCGCCCGAGAAGCCGTCGATCGCGGTCCTGCCGTTCGAGCATTCGGGTGACACCGCCTGGTTCGCCGACGGCATGGTCGACGACATCATCACCGGGCTGTCGCGCATCAAGTGGCTGTTCGTGATCGCGCGCAACTCGAGCTTCGTCTATCGCGACCGGATGATTGACGTGAAGCAGGTCGGCCGCGACCTCGGCGTGCACTATGTGCTCCAGGGCAGCGTTCGGCGGAGCGACAATCGCGTCCGCATCAACGCCCAGCTCGCCCACAGCACGAGCGGCGCGCAGGTCTGGGCCGAGCGTTACGATCGCACCTTGCACGACGTGTTTGCGCTGCAGGACGAGATCGCGCTCTCGGTGGTGGGCGCCATCGAGCCGAGTCTGCGCCGCGCCGAGGTCGAGCGCATCAAGCGCAAACGGCCCGACAGCCTCGACGCCTACGAGCTCGTGCTGCGTGCACAGCCCGATGTCGATTCGGGCATGCCCGATCGCGCCGCATCGGCGCTGCCGCTGCTGATGCGCGCCCTCGCGCTCGATCCCACCTACGCTCTCGCCCATGGCCTCGCGGCGATGGCCCATCACAATCGCTTCCTGCGCGCCGGCCTGAAGGAGGAGGATCGCCTCGCCTCGATGCGTCACGCGCGTCTCGCGCTGGAACACGGTCGCGACGATGCGCTGGCACTCACCTTCGCCGGCTTTTCGCTCGGCATGGATGCCCACGATCGCGCCGCCGCATTCGCCGCATTCGAGGCCGCGCTCGCGCTCAGCCCGTCGACCGCGCTTGGCTTCATTCTCGGCAGCGTCGTTCATAGCTGGGCGGCGGAAGCAGAGCCCGCGATCGCTTGGGGCGAGCGCGCGCTCCGCCTCTCGCCGTTCGATTCCTGGGCGTTCGCGGCGTTCGGCTCGCAGGCGCTCGGTCATTTCCTGCTGGAGCGGCCGCACGAAGCGGCAAAGGCGGCCTACCAGGCGGTGCAGGCCAACCTTGGCCACAGCATCAACTATGTGATCCTGATCGGGCCGCTGGTTGTGCTCGGCCGGCTAAGTGAAGCGAAGACCGCCGCCTCACGCGTGATGGAACTGCAGCCCACGTTCCGCATCAGCCGGCAATTTGCCGGTGTAGACTGCGCGCCCGTGCTCGCCGCGAAGCTGGGTGCCGCGCTGCGTGCGGCCGGATTGCCCGAATAGGAAGATATGAATAAGAAGATATGGAAGTGAAGAAGCCCGTCGCACGGGTCGGACTCGCGTCGATCGGGAGCATGTGCTGAAAGGTGTGGTGGCGATCGCCTTGCCCAGCGGGCTTGTCCGTTGCCCTATCGGCTACTGCTGATCGCCGGTAGCCTCTACGTGATCGCGTGCCGCCGTACGAACATTCGGCGGCCCTTGGCCGGGACAGAGCCACGCCTGGGCAAAGTGGCCCGGAACTGAAAGCAGAATCGAAGAACAGGGAGATCTTCATGAAAAAATTGCTACTGCTGGCGGCGATCGGCCTGGCCGCGATCTCGTCCTCGGGCCCGGCGCTGGCCGGCAAGGACCTCGACACGGTCCGGGCCCGCGGCACGCTGATCTGCGGCGTGGCGGCGGGCGGCCTGGCCGGCTTCATGACGGTCGACAGCCAGGGCAAGTGGACGGGCATGGACGTCGATGTCTGCCACGCCGTGGCGGCGACGATCTTCGGCGATTCGGAGAAGGTGAAGTTCGTGCCGGTGTCGGGCCAGCAGCGCTTCACCGCGCTGCAGTCGGGCGAGGTCGACCTGCTGTCCAACAACACGACCTGGACCCTGACGCGCGACACCGCGCTCGGCCTCGACTTCACCGGCGTCACCTACTACGACGGCCAGGGCTTCATGGTGAACAGGAAGCTCGGCGTGAAGAGCGCCAGGGAGCTGAACGGCGCCTCGATCTGCGTGCCCTCGGGCAGCACCACCGAGCTCAACATCGCCGACTATTTCCGGGCGCAGAAGATGACCTTCAAGCCGGTCGTGTTCGACGACGCCGACCAGATCCGCGCCGCCTTCTTCTCCGGCCGCTGCGACGTCTATACCGGCGACCGCGCCCGCCTGTTCGCCACCCGCGCCGCCAACCCGCCGCCGCCGCTCAAGCCCGACGACTTCGTCGTGCTGCCCGAGATCATCTCCAAGGAGCCGCTGGGCCCGGCCGTGCGGCACGGCGACAACCAGTTCGCCGACATCGTGCGCTGGGCGCAGTACGCGATGATCGAGGCCGAGGAGTACGGCATCACCTCGAAGAACGTCGACGAGATGCTGAAGAGCGACAATCCCAACATCAAGCGCATCCTCGGCGTCACGCCGGGCATGGGCAAGGCGCTGGGCGTCGACGAGAAGTGGGTCTACACCATCGTCAAGCAGGTCGGGAACTACGGCGAGGCCTTCGACCGCAACCTCGGCGCCGGCAGCCCGCTCAAGATCGACCGCGGCCTCAACAAGCTGTGGAAGGACGGCGGCCTGCAATACGCCCCGCCGATCCGATGAGGGCGATATCGTCGTTGTCCAGAGACAGGTGTCATCCTGAGCGCAGCGAAGGATCTTTGATTGGCGGCGCGAAAGATCCCTCACTTCGTTCGGGATGACACCCATCTTGCGGCGAGCAGCGCCGTTTCATCCCCGAGGGTCGACGCGGCCGGCGACGAACTCCGGTGGCGCTCGTCTTGCCGTTGCGGCGGGCGGCTCCTACCCTGCGGCTCGGGGAGGACGATGCCATGACCCATGTCTCCATGACCGTGCTGATCGGGCTGGTCGCGTGGACGCTGCTGCTCGTGATCGTGATGGAGGTCCTCAGGGCGCGGCTGATCCTGACCGGGGCGGTCGCGGTGACGGCGCTGAAGCCGGACAATGCCAACCTGTCGCCGTTCATGCAGCGGCTGACGCGGGCGCACGCCAATTGCGTCGAGAGCCTGCCGGTGCTGGCGACGCTGCTGATCGCGGCGCTGGTGGCCGACCGCGCCGCCGTCACCGACCCGCTGGCGCCGTGGCTGCTGGCGGCGCGGGTCGCGCAGTCCTGCGCCCATCTCGCCTCGTCCGGCGCCTTCGCCACCAACACCCGCTTCGCCTTCTTCGTCGTGCAGGTGGCGATCGCCGTCTACTGGATCTGCGCGCTGCTCGCGGGCTGACGGCCGTGCCGGAGCGGCGGCGGCTCGCGGCAATCGTGGCGGCGGACGTCGCGGGCTACTCGCGGCTGATGGGACGCGACGAGAGCGGCACGCTGGAGGCACTGCGGACGGTGCGCCGCAAGATCGTCGACCCGGCGATCGCCGCGCACGGCGGGCGGCTGGTGAAGACGACCGGCGACGGGCTCCTGATCGAGTTCGCGAGCGCGGTCGATGCGGTGCGCTGCATGGTCGGGCTGCAGACGGCGATGGCGGCGCACAATGCCGGCCTGCCGGAGGACCGGCGCCTGGTGTTCCGCGTCGGCGTCAATCTCGGCGACATCATCAGCGAGGACGACGACATCTTCGGCGACGGCGTCAATGTCGCCGCGCGCCTGCAGGCGATCGCGCCGCCGGGCGGCCTCTGCCTCGCCGCCCGCGTGCACGACGAGGTGCGCGACCGGCTGGAGGTCGCGTTCGAGGACGGCGGCGCGCAGAGCCTCAAGAACATCGCCCGGCCGGTCCAGGTCTGGTGCTGGTCTCCGGAAGGAACGGCCGCGGCGCCGGCGCGGCCGGCCGCGGTCGAGCCGGCCGCGATGGCGCGCACGCTCGCCGGCAAGCCGTCGGTCGCGGTGCTGCCGTTCCGCAACCTGAGCGGAGATTCCGGCCAGGACTATTTCACCGATGGCGTCACCGAGGAGATCATCACCGCGCTCGCGCGCTTCCACGCGCTCAGGGTCGCCGCGCGCAGCGCGAGCTTCCCGTTCAAGGGCGGCACGCTCGAGGTGCGCGAGATCGCCCGCCGGCTCGGCGTGCAATACCTGCTCACCGGCAGCATGCGGCGCGCGGCGAACCGCATCCGCGTCACCGCCGAGCTGACGAACGCGGAGAACGGCCTGCAGGTCTGGACCGACCGCTACGACCGCGACCTCGCCGACATCTTCGACCTGCAGGATGATATCGGCCGCACCGTCGCGGCGGTGGTCGAGCCCGCCGTGCGCGGCGCCGAGATCGAGCGTGCGCGGCGCAAGCCGACCGGAAGCCTCACCGCCTACGATCTCTACCTGCGCGCGCTGCCGCCCATGTGGGAAGGCACGCGCGAGGCGATCCCGCAGGCCATCGCGCTCTTGCGCCAGTCGCTGGCGCACGACCCCGAGAGCGTGCCCACCCTGGCGGCGCTCTCCTGGTGCCTGTTCATGGCCCCGATCGCGGGCGCCGCACGTCCGGGCGAAACCTGGGCCGAGGCGCTGGAGCTGGCGCGCCGGGCCGTCGAACGGGACGGCGCCGACGCCTTCGCGCAGGCGATCTACGCCCAGGCCCTGTCGGGGCTCGGCGACCAGCACGATCAGGCCCTCCTGCACGCCGAGGAGGCGGTGCGCCTCAATCCCGGCCTGGCCCTGGCCTGGGGCGCACTGGGCTATGCCTGCAACAGGACCGGCGATTTCGCGCGCGGCGTCGAAAGCCTCGAGCTCGCCATCCGCCTCGCGCCGGCCGACGCGTTCGCCTATTTCTCGCTGACCGGGCTCGCCGCCGCCCACTTCGCGCTCGGTCGCCACGACGACGGCATCGCCTGGGCGCGCAAGGCGGTGCAGCGCAACCCGGGCTACGGCACCGCGCACCGCCTGCTCGCCGCCCATCTCGCCCTGGCCGGCCGCCTCGACGAGGCGCGCGAGATCACCCGCCGGCGCGACGCGGTGCAGCGCACGACGCTCACCGAGCTGCGCGCGCTGCGCCTGTTCCACCGCCCCGACATCCTCGACCGCTACCTCGCCGCCCAGCGCGCCTGCGGCGTCAGCGAGTAGCTTCGAGGGAGCGCGCAATCGATTTCCGTGTCATCCCGAGGCGAAGCCGAGGGATCTTTACTGTTCACGAAAGATCCCTCGCTGCGCTCGGGATGACACGACTTTGCTACTCGCCCCGCGGCCGCCGCACGGCGCGCACCTTGCCGCTGCGGCCGCCGCCGCAGAAGAAGCGGTCGGCGCCGTCGGACTCGAGGCCGGACACCCCGGCGCCGGCCGGCATCTCGAGCCGCTCCAGCACCTCGCCGGTCTGCGGATCGATCCGCCGCACGTCGCTTTCGTCGCCTTCCCACGTGCCGTGCCACAGCTCGCCGTCGACCCAGGTGACGCCCGTCACGACGCGGTTGGACTCGATGGTGCGCAGGATCTTGCCGGTCTCGGGATCGATCTGATGGATCTTGCGGCCGCGATGCTGGCCGACCCACAGCGTGCCCTCGGCCCAGGCGAGGCCCGAATCGCCGCCGTTGCCGGGCGCCGGGATGGTGGCCAGCACGCGGCCGGTCGCGGGATCGATCCGGTGGATGCGGTCCTCGGCGATCTGGAACAGGTGCCGACCGTCGAACGCGGTCCCGGCGTGGGCTGCGACCTCGATCGATCGCACCACCTTGCCGTTCGCCGGATCGAGGGCGTTCACCTTCTCCCCCGACGCGAACCACACCTGCCGGCCGTCGAACGTGACGCCGTGCACGGCCTCGACGCCGGGAAAGGGTCCATACTCCTCGATGATCTCGGCGGCCGATCGCTTCATCGCTGTCACTCCGGTTTTCATGTCACCCGGACCGCATCGGAAAGATCCCTCGGCTTCGCCTCGGATGCCGTCGGTCCCGAAGACCGTGTCATCCCGAGCGTCGGCGAGGGATCTTTTCCTCTCGCTCCGATCGACATGACCCTAGCCGCCCGGCAGCGGGCCGGGGAGTAACAAGGTTGTCGGGAAGCCGGGCACGGGCGGGCTCATCCAGCGGCGCGCGCGGCCGCGGCCGAACGACTGGACCTTGCCCGCCTCGGCGAGCGCCTCGAGCGCGCGCTGCACCGTGCGCGCGCTGGCGCCCAGCGCCAGTGCCAGCGCCGAGCTCGACCACGACTCGCCGTCGGCGAGAAAAGCGAGCACCGCCGCATGCTTTTCCTCGACCGGCGGGGCCAGCACCACGACCTCGCGCGCGCCGACCGGCGCCAGGGCGAAGCCCCGCTCCGTCGCATTCACCTCGGCGAGCGGACGGAGCGCGGCGCGCAGCCGCCCGACCTCGACGCGCAGGCGCGCGCGGTGCGAGTCGTCGGCGTGCCGCGCACGAAAGGCGCGTGCGAGCAGCGCACTTCGCGGCACGTCGGCCGGCCACGCCTCGGCCAGCGCGCGCACGATCGCGAACAGCACCGGGCGCGTCGCGAGCGAGACCACCGTGTCGGCTTCTCGCACGACATTGCGGCAGGCGTCGACGACCAGCGCGCCCGATGCCAGCAGCGTCTCGACCTCGTCGAGCAGGAGGGCGCGCTCCGTGCCGCGCGCGATCAGCCGCGCCGCCGGCCTGTCGAGCGTCGCCGTCGTGCCCTCGACCTCCGCCATCAGCGCCGGCACACCCGCCTCGCGCGCCGCGGTGCCGGCCCGCGCCAGCGCCGCGCGCGCGGTCCTGGTGTGCAGCCGCCGCATCGCGATGCCGGCGACGACCAGCTCGTGGGCGGCGCGCAGCGCGGGCGGCAGCGCCATGGGCTCGAGCGCGGCCAGCGCCCGTTCGGCCTCGTCGAGCCGGC is a genomic window containing:
- a CDS encoding DUF1254 domain-containing protein, producing MDVSRRFVVGAGLGGALSAFSPPASRADDGLLSRAMDGLEDFWLATDAYVFGYPLVTMEMTRRVMTNVVAPAGTRGPMGQFVKARQYPDATFRDVTAPNADTLYTTAWIDVGKEPWVLSLPDMKDRYFLFPLLDGWTNVFQVPGTRTTGTGAQAYAITGPGWSGTLPAGVTEYKSPTALVWILGRIYCTGTPEDYAAVHALQDQCKLVPLGSWGKEYAPPAGTADPSIDMKTAVRDQVNGMDAIQYFTLLADLMKSNPPAAEDAAEASRYARIGLVPGKTFDAGKLGADFAKRIPQIAFDRIMLQFKVGKSVRNIKGWMFDTVTGVYGTDYLNRAFVTAIGLGANRMQDAVYPTSPKDANGNDYSGANRYVVRFPKGQLPPARGFWSLTMYDANYFFVANPIDRYSISARQNLKVNDDGSVDLYIQNQSPGTDKESNWLPAPTGKFVLMMRLYWPTETAPSIIDGTWTPPAVEKVA
- a CDS encoding lytic transglycosylase domain-containing protein; protein product: MAFTVALSQPTPARAAPPSVDEVCRTLAQAAADNRLPEAFFTRLIWQESRFDPAAVSPAGAQGIAQFMPQTAATRGLTDAFEPLQALRESASYLRELRTTFHGNLGLAAAAYNAGPDQVEAWLAGRRPLPAETQAYVRIVTGYSAEAWTSKPPPQVEPSNTTGGARCIEVARLMIESTRHRPDLTGNPAWGPWGVQLAGNWSEGRVLATYERLRRRYAAVLGDRLPLVLHARRPDLPTFAVRVSEKSRAEADALCAKLRAAGGACVVFRNPRN
- a CDS encoding glutathione S-transferase family protein; the encoded protein is MTITITAFERSPDGGRGLARDTRVRWALEEVGQPYEVRLLSFRAMKEPAHLALHPFGQIPTYEEGDLALFETGAIVLHVAQRHAGLLPDDADARARAIAWMFAALNTVEPPILELANARLLESGEPWSEARLPLVEDRVRHRLRQLAGRLDEADWLDGGFSAGDLMMVSVLLRLKSSGMLGEYPNLAAYVARGEARPAYQRAFAAQLAVCAASHRPAD
- a CDS encoding cupin domain-containing protein: MSAKAIIRRPGEGKSVRLSGHPMAFLVTGEDTKHTSMFEWTIPPGFSTGLHVHRVQEETFYVLEGECDWQVGAERVRAVSGTYLFLPPGVPHDIANASDRPARVLMTVSPPGHEHYFEELAHAVARGGAAEPDKIASLRARYDTDQLSALGE
- a CDS encoding winged helix-turn-helix domain-containing protein, whose product is MDRPPPSAAYKFGTFTLDAEAGLLFRGGKPALLGQRAVALLRLLLERTASPVSKDALIAAAWPGLAVEDSNLTVQIAALRRVLEQDGGAGWIETLPRRGYRYVGPPALRVDADASETPRTPALPAPEKPSIAVLPFEHSGDTAWFADGMVDDIITGLSRIKWLFVIARNSSFVYRDRMIDVKQVGRDLGVHYVLQGSVRRSDNRVRINAQLAHSTSGAQVWAERYDRTLHDVFALQDEIALSVVGAIEPSLRRAEVERIKRKRPDSLDAYELVLRAQPDVDSGMPDRAASALPLLMRALALDPTYALAHGLAAMAHHNRFLRAGLKEEDRLASMRHARLALEHGRDDALALTFAGFSLGMDAHDRAAAFAAFEAALALSPSTALGFILGSVVHSWAAEAEPAIAWGERALRLSPFDSWAFAAFGSQALGHFLLERPHEAAKAAYQAVQANLGHSINYVILIGPLVVLGRLSEAKTAASRVMELQPTFRISRQFAGVDCAPVLAAKLGAALRAAGLPE
- a CDS encoding amino acid ABC transporter substrate-binding protein, which gives rise to MKKLLLLAAIGLAAISSSGPALAGKDLDTVRARGTLICGVAAGGLAGFMTVDSQGKWTGMDVDVCHAVAATIFGDSEKVKFVPVSGQQRFTALQSGEVDLLSNNTTWTLTRDTALGLDFTGVTYYDGQGFMVNRKLGVKSARELNGASICVPSGSTTELNIADYFRAQKMTFKPVVFDDADQIRAAFFSGRCDVYTGDRARLFATRAANPPPPLKPDDFVVLPEIISKEPLGPAVRHGDNQFADIVRWAQYAMIEAEEYGITSKNVDEMLKSDNPNIKRILGVTPGMGKALGVDEKWVYTIVKQVGNYGEAFDRNLGAGSPLKIDRGLNKLWKDGGLQYAPPIR
- a CDS encoding MAPEG family protein; this translates as MTHVSMTVLIGLVAWTLLLVIVMEVLRARLILTGAVAVTALKPDNANLSPFMQRLTRAHANCVESLPVLATLLIAALVADRAAVTDPLAPWLLAARVAQSCAHLASSGAFATNTRFAFFVVQVAIAVYWICALLAG